The sequence TCGATGCGCCAGCCGCTCACCGTCTGCGACGTGGTGCAGACGTACAGCCCCATCAGCGGCGGGGTGAAGAGCTACGTCAACGACAAGCGCGCCTTCGTGGCCGGACGGGAGGACCTGCGGCAGATTCTGGTCATCCCCGGCGAGAAGAGTTCCAGGCATACGGAGGAACGGACCACCACCTACCACATAGCCTCCCCGCGCCTGCCCGGCTCCAAGAGTTACCGGCTGCTGATCAACAAGGCGGCTGTGGACCGCATCGTGGCCAGGGACAAACCGGACGTCATCGAGGTTTCCGACGCCTATCAGCCCGCCTGGTTCGCACTGTGGGCCGGTGGGAACCTGGATATCCCCGTGGTTGGCTTTTACCACTCCGACTATCCCCGCTCCTACGGCCGCGACCTGGAGCGCGGTCTGGGGTCGGACACTTTGGGAGGCGTGGTCACGGACGCCATCGAGGGCTACCTAGCCTCCCTGTACAACAAGATGGCCGCCACCATCACTTCAACCAAGCTCTTCGAGTCACGGCTTAGGGACATGGGCGTGGAGCGGGTCGTCCGCGTACCCCTTGGCTGCGACACTGATGTCTTCCGGCCCCTGGATTCCCGGGCGAAGGTGCTGGACAGGCTTGGGTTGCCGCTCGGGACGTACCTGCTGCTTTTCGTTGGCCGGTTCGCCCCAATGAAGAACATTTCCGCCCTGCTGGCAATGATGGAGGAGTTCGGCGAGGGGGAGCGCCCGGTACATCTGGTTCTCACCGGCGACGGGGAGGATGCGGAGGTGGTGCGGCGGGCCGCGGAGAGTCGGGATGACATCACCTGGATTCCCTACGCCTCGGACCGCGAGGAACTGGTCGAAGTCTACAGCGCGGCTGATTTATTCTGCAATCCTGGCACGCACGAGACTTTCGGCCTGGTCTCGGTGGAGGCCCAGTCATGCGGCACCCGGGTGTTGGGCGTGAAGGATGGCGGCATGGGGGAAACGCTGGAAGGGGAGGAGTCGCTCATCGAAGCCGACGCGCCGGAGGCAAAGGCACTGGCTGATGCCGTGCGCCGCATCCGGGCCCTGGGCGAAGGGGAAGAGTCGCGGCGCCTGAGGCGGGAGCGCATGAAGCGGAGGTTCTCTCTGCAAAGGAATTTCCGCCGCCTCTTTCGTTTGTACGACCATGTTCGCCGCCGGGAGTCGGTGGAACGTTTTCCCACCCCCGAACAGGACGAATCATTGCCCGAGGTGTAGCTGTTTCGCCCCGCCGCGATTCGCGCCGAGGCGTTTTGTTTGCTCTGCCAAGCAAGCGTCAGGGCACTCTCGGCCCCCGCCCCCGGAATACTCCGAGGATGATGACGGCCAGGAAGAGGATGAGGAAGACGAAGAAGAGCACCTTGGCTATGGAGGCGGCCGCGCTGGCCACCCCGCCGAAACCGAGCAACCCGGCGACTATGGCCACCACCAGGAATATCAAAGCCCAACGCAACATAGTTTCCTCCTCGTATTCTCCGCTTGAGCCGAACAACGCCAGCGGCTTCACCTGGTCGGCCCGTCGTTCCCTTACGCTTCAGGCCGTAGCCGGGGGCACGCGTTCGGTTCGGCGATTGGCCGTGGCCGGATCAGCCGTTTTTGACATGGCATTCCATGCACTTCACCGGACCGTGCTTCTTGTCGGTCTGTGAGCGGTCGTTGTGGCAGCCCAGGCAACTGATTTGGCTCGTCCGCTCATGGAAGGCGGCGTAGAAGGAGCCTTCGCCCTTTTTGGCAACCATGTCGGAATGGCAACCGGAATCGGAGCAGCCCTTGATTTCGCTCATGCCGTCCCAGGTGTGGTGGCACTGGGTGCAGTCCAGGTCGCTGTGGGGAACGTGGTCGAACTCCACCCGGGCCATGCGCAATTCGGCGTCTTCCGGAACGGCCACCTGACCGGCGGCCGGGGGTTGCGGCTGTGATTCTCCCATGGCGGGCAGGGCGGGAAGCAGGAACAGGGCCAAAGCGATGAGTGCGAGACGGGACACGGCGTCCTCCTTTGCTGTTAGGTGATGTAGTAGGCTAGGATCAATAGTACTAGAATCAGGGTTAGGCTCAAGGTGTAGACGTTTCCCGCGGGGGGTGGCGTGGAGTCGCTCCGACGTCCTTCCTGGCGGAACGTGTTGGATCCCTTCTTTCCAGGGGGCGGGCCGATGGCCGCCAAGAGCAGAAAGGCCACCAGCCCGGTCATGAGAAAGGGGAAGAAGAAAGCGTCCCAAAGCTTTGGACCAAAGGGCGTGAGCCACACTCCGCCGGCCCAGGTAACGAGAAAGACAAGCAGGACCAGGCCGAGTGGATGGGGGCGGCCGGGATGGCGGAAAGCCCTGGAAAAGACCAGGACGACCACCAGAGCGACCGCGAGGGCGAAAATGAAATGCGCCAGAACCATGCAAGCTCCCCGTGTTCGATTTAGTTGGTTTATGTCAAAATGGCTCGGCCACTCGTCCTTCAAAAGGGGACGGGGAGGGGACTTTTCGGGGAGCTACCCGAAACCCGCCCCCTTTCTCCCCTGTGGAATGTGAAGGGGTGGTTGCTACATAGTATCGGAAGCATCGCTACCGGAGGCGTACATGGCGAGGGATGAATCATCGGAAGGCAAGAATGAATTGAACATGCTGGCAGAAATCAGCCATGAGATGCGAACCCCGATGAATGCCATGCTGGGAGAGATCCAGATCATGCTGGCGGATGAGTTGCCCGAGCGGCAGCGTGGACGACTGGAACGGATCCGTGTGGCCGCCTCCAAGATGAGCAGCATGATCGGCGACATTCTGGATCTTTCCCGGGCCGAGGCTGGGCGATTGCGGCTTGAGCGTCGCCCCTTCGATCTGCTGCGGGTGGTGGATGAGGTCGTCGGCCTGTTTCGCCCCCTGGCCGAGAAAAAGGGTCTGCGCCTCCAGCTGGACACAGGGGAGCAGGTGCCGCAATACGTGCGGGGCGACGCCAGAAGATTGAGCCAGATTCTGGAAAACCTGCTGGACAACGCCATCAAGTACACCGACGAGGGCTCGGTGAGTCTTGGTGTGGAATCGGCCACCACGGGCGAGACGCGCCGCGATGGAAGTCCCGGTCCCATCTCCCTTCTTTTCCGCGTCTCCGACACGGGGCACGGCATCCCCCACGACAGGCAGCGCGAGATATTCAAGAGTTTTCGGCGCGGTGAGGAGGAAGCAGGGTCCAGTTCCGGCTTCGGGCTGGGCCTGAGCATCTGTCGGGAACTGGTGAACATGCTGGGGGGGTACATCTGGCTGCAGAGCAAGCCGGGCGAGGGCACCACCTTTCTATTCACCGTAACCCTGGAACCGGCCGAGGCCGACGAGGTGGAGTCCGCCCCGGAGGGTGGCGGTGCCATCGACCTGCGACCGGACGGCCGCTCCCTGCGCGTGTTGCTGGCCGAGGACGATGAGATGAGCCGCATGTTCCTCTCCGACTACCTCACTTCCCGGGGACACTATGTGGAGACGGCCACGGACGGCAGGCAGGCCGTGGCCCGTCTGGAGGATTGCGACTACGACCTGGTGGTCATGGACGTGAAGATGCCCCGCATGGACGGCATCGAGGCCACCAGGCGCATCCGCCAGGGCAGGACCAAGGAGGCCAATCGCAAGATGGCCATCATCGGCCTCAGCGCCAAGGTGGACGATGAATCAAGGAGGCGTGCCCTGGATGCGGGGATGGACGCCTACATGGTCAAGCCGGTGGATCTGGCTAATTTCCAGGCCAAGCTTCAGGACTTGACCAGCCTTGGCGTCCGAGAGGCGGATGAAGATGTCTCCCGCAGGGAGTGCGCTCCCGGTGGGAAACCTGAAGAGGAACCGGAGGGAGTTGAAACGCCAGACGCCGCGGAGGCCGCCGCGAGCGGGGGGGGGCATGGGGAGGACTTGCTCCCCACGCTGGATGAAGGCGGGGTGTTGAAGCAGTACAAAGGGAAAAAGGAACTCTTTTTGCGCATGGTGGACGCCTTTTCGGAGCAGTGCGACGAGAAGCTGGGCGTTATCGGCCAAGCCCTGGAAGAAGGCGACATGGAAAAAGCCGAGGATGAGGCCCATTCACTCAAAGGGGCTTCCCGTCTGCTGGGCGCGGAGGCGCTCGGAGAGTTGGCCCGGACCATGGAAGATTCCGCCCGCGAGGGGCGGAAGGACAAGGCCAGGGGAGCTTTCGACCGGGCCATGCGCGAAGCGAACACCGCCTTGAAGGCCATGAAGGATTTCACGGATCAGCTTGAATGAGACAACGAGACGGCCCTCGGGTCGTCCAAAGCGGCACGGAGGTGTCCATGTCGATCGTGAAGGTCATCGAGGTTCTGGCCCAGTCAGAAACGAGTTGGGAAGACGCGGATAGGACGCCGTGCAGTCCACCGCCGCCACTGTGAAAGACATCCAATCCGTCTACTGTCAGGACTTCCAGGCCGTGGTGGAGAATGATCAGGTCACCAAGTACCGGGTCAACTGCAAAATCTCCTTCCTGGTCCACAGGTAGGAATGGTGCGCCGCCGGGATGACCCTGGGCGCTGCCTTTGTCGGCACCTCCGGGTGGAGCTACCCGCACTGGCGGGGAACCTTCTATCCCGGCGGCCTTCCTCGCGATGAGGAACTCGCCTTCTGCGCCGAGCGCTTTGGCGCGCTGGAGATCAATAACACGTTTTACAGTCTGCCTGGTCGCGAGGCCGTTCTGGGTTGGCGCAAGGCAGTGCCCAAGGGCTTTCCATTCGCGGTCAAGGCGTCACGTTATTTGACCCACATGAAGAAGCTGAAGGACCCGCGCCAGGGGGTGGACAGCTTCTTCGCCGCTGTGGACGCACTCGGTCCCAATCTCGGACCGGTTCTGTTCCAGCTTCCCCCCAACTGGCGGGTCAACATCAAACGGTTGCGGGCATTCCTCGATGCCCTGCCCGACGGACGCCGCTTCGCCTTCGAGTTCCGTGACACGAGTTGGATCACCGAAGAAACCCTTGATCTGCTGCGGGAAAGGAAGGCCGCATTCTGTATCTACCATCTGGCCGGTTATTTCTCGCCAAAGGAGGTCACGACCGATTTCATTTACATCCGCCTGCACGGTCCCGGCGACAAGTACCAGGGCTCCTATCCGGAGCGGGACCTGGCGGACTGGGCCGGGGCCATTAGTGCCTGGACCGCCGAAGGGCTGGACGTCTACTGTTTTTTCGACAACGACCAGGAGGGCTACGCGGCCCACAACGCCGCCCGCTTGGCGGAAATGATTTCCTGATGCCTGGTCAGTCCTCCATTTTTCCAGCGAGAAAATCACGCAACGCGGCGGCGTTGTTGTGTTCGCGGTCCTTGGCGGCGTAGAGCAGGGTGACGCCGCCGCTTCCGGTCGCCCGCGCGAGCTCCTCCATTTTCCGCTCTTTCTCCGAGGATTGAAGCTCTGCCCGGTAGCGCTGGCGGAAGCCGCCCCATTTGTCCGGGTCGTGGCCGAACCAGCGGCGCAGCTCCGTACTGGGAGCCAGCTCCTTGGCCCACTCGTCCAGTTGCGCCTCCTCCTTGCTTACGCCGCGGGGCCACACCCGGTCCACGAGGACGCGCAGGCCGTCCCCTGGTTCCACCGGGTCGTGGATGCGCTTGATGCGAAGGCCGGGCCGACCCCTTTCGTTCACGTGAACTTCTCCCGCAAGTCGTCCACCACGCTTTGGTACTTGTCATACAGCACGTCCCGGGCCACGTTGTGGTATTCGGCGAGCATGGAGTCCATTTCGTCCCGGCTGAAATAGTCCATGACTTGATGGAAGAAATCCCTGTCCTCGGTGCGGATGTGGCGGGGGTAAAGCCGCACCAGTTCACGGAGGGAGATGCGGATGTCCTCGAAGGCGAGTTCCGGCTCGTTGCCGAACGCCTTGGCCGAGGATCGCAGGCGGGAGACCAGCTCGCGGCCCAGTTTATGGTCTTCCTCCAGCCCGTTCATGATTTCCTTGTGCTTTGGGCTGATATCTTTCTTTTTCAATTCTCTGAACAGGATTCGCTCTTCCTTTCCGTGGTGCAGGGCATCGGCGTACACTGATAGGAAGTCGGCGCATTGCATGGCGAAATGGATGTCGGGCTCGCCGCCGCAATCAAGCCGGTCGGCCTCCCTGCCGATGAGGTCGACCATCTGCTCGATGAGGCGGTGTTCCCACATGAGGGGGCCGATCGGTTGCATGGTATCTCCCAGGTTGCGGTTCGACGGCATTTTCTTCCTTGTGCCTTCGGTTCAGGTTTTTTGACAGGGGACGAGTAGGGGAGGTGTTGGTTACGTCCGGCTTACCCGATAGGTCCCCGAATCGCCCCCTTCTCTCCTTTCGCCGTTCGAACGACTGTGGCAGGAATGAAAATTGGTCCTGAATTCAACCGCAAGAGAGGGTTGCGTGCGCCACGCCATACTGTTCCCGCTCCTTGTTCTGCTTTCCGTTCCCGCCGCATCCCCGGCCTCCGGGGATGGCGGACTGCCGGACGAACGCATCGCCCGGGCCGTGGAGCGCACGTTGGAGCGCGACCACGGCGTGGAGTCGCATTTGATGGATGTCTCGGTCCGCTCCGGAGTGGTCCGGGTCTCCGGCGTGGCCAACGACCTGCTCTCCAAGCACAGAGCCACGCGGGTCTCCCGGACCGTCAAGGGCGTGCGGACCGTTGTCAACACGGTGCGCGTTTCCCCGCTGCTTGGCCGTGAGGACGGCGAGATCCGTTCGGACGTTCTGCGGGTCCTGTCGGAGAATCCGGCCACCGAAGCCTTCGAGGTCGAGGTCGAGGTGAAGGATGGCCGGCTCGAACTGGAGGGCCGGGTGGAGTCTTGGCCCGAACGGCATATCGTGGAGCGCCTGGTGATGGATGTGGAGGGTGTCGGCTCCATTGAAAACGGCATCGAGGTGAAACCTGAGGTCAAGCGGTCTGACGAGGAAATAGCCGCTGACGTGCGCAGGGCCTTGAAGTGGAACCCCTGGGTTATGGAGGAATCCATCGAGGTGGAGGTGGAAAACGGTGAAGTGGAGTTGACCGGCAGGGTCGGCAGCGCGGACGAGCGATACCGGGCGTACGAGGAAGCCCTGGTCACCGGCGTGACGTCTGTGGAGATGGAGGCGCTCATGGTGGACTGGCGTGGCGGAGAGCAACTGCGCCGGCAGCGGGAGGTCCCGCCCCGGTCGGATGACGCCGCCATCGAACGTGCCATTGCCGACGCCTTTTTTTTGGACCCAAGGCTTAAGTCGTTCTCCCCTGTCGCGGAATCCCGCGAGGGTGTGGTAATTCTGACCGGAACCGTGGGCACTTTGGACGCCAAGCGGGCGGCGGAGCAGATCGCGCGCAATACGCGGGGGGTTTGGTCGGTGGAGAATCACATCCGCGTCCGGCCGCTGGATCGCCCCGGCGGCGAGGAGCTGGCCGAACGGGTGCGGCGGGCTCTGGAAACGCAATCGCGCCTGGATCCGGGCGAGGTAACGGCCAAAGTCGAGGGCGGCATCGTGCGCCTGCGCGGCATTGTTGACACGGCCTATGAAAAAACGCTGGCCGAGGAGGCGATCGCCGGCCTCTCCGGCGTAATCGAGGTGCGCAACGCCATCGAGGTGGCGGACGAAAGCGGAGACGCCGCCTTGGACTACGAATTGTTGAAAGACGTGCAATCGGAATTGTGGTGGGACCCGTATGTGGACAGCGAGGAAGTCGATGTTTCCGTTGAGGGCGGACGCGTGATCCTTCATGGCGAAGTCGACACCTGGCTGGAGTGCGAACTCGCGGAGGAAAACGCCTACCAGGCCGGAGCCGAAACCGTGGTCAATCGCGTCAAGGTTGAATCCGGCCCTGGTGTGCCCATTCCCGGTGTCTCCAACGCCACGGAACCCGTAAAGTGAGGAAAAATGGCTGATTTCAAGGGGAGGAAGACCCCCGGGCAGCAAGCCGCGGGCCCAGGGGGGTTCTGGAGGATTGTCCTCATTATTCTGGCCGCTTGGCTGGCCATGAACCTGTTGACAGGGGGGAGGAACGAACCGCTCATCGACTACACCATGTTCCTGAACCAGGTGGAGCGGGGAAACGTGGAATCCGTGACCCTGGAGGGAAGAGAGGTCACGGGCGTGTTCAAGGAGCCGGTTCAGATTGGTGATGCTCCGGCGAACGGAGCCAAGCCCGCGAAAAACGAGCGCTTCACCACCCACGTGCCGGACTTCGGCGACGACGACCTGCTTTCCACCCTGCGGGAGCAGGGTGTCTCGGTGAAAACTCTCCCGGCCAGGGATCGGGGCTGGTTCTGGTACCTCGTCATATCCTTCCTGCCGCTTCTGCTCATCGGCGGCCTGATTTACATGCAATACCGCCGCATGCAGGGCGGGGGTGGCGGCGGAATGTTCAACATCGGAAAGAGCAAGGCCCGCCGGGCGGAGCCGGAAAAGCAGAAGACAACCTTTGACGACGTGGCCGGGGCGAAGGGCCCCAAGAAGGAACTCGAGGAAATCATCAACTTCCTCAAGGACCCCTCGGCCGTGCGCAAGCTGGGCGGGGAGGTTCCACGGGGCATGCTCCTGGTCGGTCCGCCGGGCACTGGCAAGACGCTGCTGGCGCGCGCCGTGGCGGGAGAGGCCGGAGTGCCCTTCTACCACATCTCCGGCTCCGACTTCATGGAAATGTTCGTGGGCGTGGGCGCTTCGCGCGTGCGCGATCTGTTCAAGGAGGCCAAGAAGAACGCGCCGTCCATCGTCTTCATCGATGAACTGGATTCCATCGGCCGCCGCCGGGGAGCGGGCCTTGGAGGCGGGCACGACGAGCGCGAACAGACCCTCAACCAGCTTCTGAGCGAGCTGGACGGCTTCGAGCCCAACGAGGATGTCATCGTCATGTCCGCCACAAACCGTCCGGACATTCTGGACCCGGCGCTGCTGCGTCCGGGCCGGTTTGACCGCCGGGTGAGCGTGCCCATGCCCTCGGTGGATGAGCGGGAGGAGATTCTCGACATCTACGTCCGCAACAAGCCTCTGGCCGATGATGTGGACCTGCGGCGACTGGCCAGTTCCACACCCGGTTTCAGCGGTGCGGACTTGGAGAACATACTCAACGAGGCTGCCCTGCTGGCCGCACGGGCTGAGCGCGAGGAAATCGCCAACAAGGACATCGAGAACGCGCGGGACAAGGTCATGATGGGGCTGCAGCGCCACGGCCTGACCATGACCGAGGAGGAGAAACGCATCGTGGCCTTCCACGAGGCGGGCCACGCCATGACCGCCGCTCTCCTGCCCAGGGCCGATCCGTTGCACAAGGTTTCCGTCATCCCGCGCGCCCAGTCCATGGGCGTCACCCAGCAGTTTCCGGAGCGGGACCGCTACATCTATCGCAAGGAGTATATGCTGGACCGGTTGGCCGTGATGATGGGCGGCCGCGCCTCGGAAATGCTCGTCTTCGGCACGGCCACCAGCGGGGCGGGCAACGATCTCCAGCAGGCCTTCAAGCTGGCCCGCCGCATGGTCCTGAGCTGGGGCATGAGCGAGAAGTTCGCCCACATGGCCATGGGGGGACCCGAAGGGCAGGTGTTCCTGGGCGAGGAGATCGCCTCCCGCCGTGAGTACAGCGACCAGACCGCCACGGAAGTGGATCTCGAGGTCAAATCCCTTCTGGACGAGGCATACCAGCGAGCGCGGGAGTGCATTGAGGACCATCGGGAAGAGCTGGACAAGATAGTCGAGGAGCTGCTGGACCAGGAGGAGATTCCGGGCAAGAGAGTGCTGGATATCCTGGGGGTCGAGAAGCAGCCGCCCAAGGAGGCGGAGAGGCAAGATGCCTGAACTTCCCGATCTGCTCCATTTCAAGAAATACCTGGACGCCACCGCGTTGCATAAACGCATCGAGGATGTCCTGGTGCTTGACGAGGCCGTTCTGGAGGGGGTCTCCCCCTCCGGACTGGCCGAAGCGCTCACCGGGCGAAACCTGATGGAGAGCCGGGTTTGGGGCAAATACCTGTTCGCCGGGCTGGACCAAGGCGGCTGGCTGGTGCTGCATTTCGGTATGACCGGCTTTTTGAGCTATCACAAGCAGCCTTCGGGCGACACGGACCACACCAAGTTGGTGCTGGTGCTTGAGAACGGGTACCGCCTGGTCTACGATTGCGCCCGCAGACTGGGGCGGATAGCCCTGACGGATGATCCCGGAGCTTTTGCCGAAAGCAAGGAACTGGGCATCGACGCCTTGTCCGACGACCTGACTCCAGGGCGTTTCGAAGAGTTGCTGCTGGGGCGCAGGGGGCGGCTGAAAAGCCTGCTGATGAACCAAAAGGTGTTGGCGGGCATCGGCAACGTCTATTCGGACGAGATTCTCTTTCAGGCCGGACTGCATCCCGACATGAAGGCGGGGGACGTCCAGGGCGAAACGGCGCGGAGGCTGTTGCGGGTCATGCGTCGGGTGCTGCGTGAGGCGGCGGAGCGGGGGGCGGACCCCGAGCGGTTTCCGGACACGTGGCTGACGCCGCGCAGAGAAGAGGGCGCGGACTGTCCCGGCGATTGTCCGGGAAAGGTCCGGCGGATCGTGATTTCGGGCAGGGGGGGCCTACCTCTGCCCGCAATGCCAGAAAGGGGCCTGATACCCGGCCCCAAGCAGGGAGTACCGGGTGGATCGGGGCGAGAAGATCAAGATCGTTTTTTTTCTGGCGGCCGTGGCCGTCCTGGCCCTGGCCATGGGCTATCTGTTTCTGACGTACGGTCCGGAGCAGACCTTGCGGTTTCTTGTGGATCAGGACAGCCACACGGCCTTGTTCGCGGTGCTGCTGGCCGTGCTGCCCGTGCTCGGCTTTCCCTTAAGCGTGCTGCTGCTCATGGCCGGGGTGAAGATGGGTTTTTGGTGGGGAATGGCGCTCTTCGCCGCCCTGGTCCCCCTGCACATGCTCCTGACCCACCTGCTGACCCACACCTTCATAAGGGGGCCGCTGGAATACATCCTTGCCAAGTACTCCAAGGAAATGCCCCTTATAGCCCGCAAGCGAGCGATATTCTTCGTGGTCATCTTCACAGGGTTTCCGGGACTGCCCTACGCGGTCAAGAACTGCTTTCTCTCTCTCAGCAATATTCCCCTGCCTGTCTATCTGTTGGCGGCCTGGCCCATGCACGTCGTGCTGGCGGCTCCTTTCGTGGGCGTGGGAGGCTCGGCCGCGCGTGCGGACTGGCGGCTGGGCCTGCTCTTCGCCGTTCTGCTGGTTGTGGTCTATTTTCTGGGCAGATGGCTCAAAGCCAAGTTCAGCAACGATTCTTGATCCGGCTGGAGCGCAGGTGGGAGGCCATGGGCAGGTCGTGTCCCAGGATGTGGTTGATGAGCCACTCCCTGAGCAGGCAAAGCAGTTCGTCGGGGTCGATCGGCTTGCCTTCGTCGTTGAAAATGTTCAATTGCTCAACAATGCCGAGAATCTGGGCGTGCTCCCTGGCGTGTCTGGCCAGCTCCGGGTACCCGGCGGAGGCCATGATCCGTTCCTCGGCTCGGAAATGGTCGCGGGTGTAGACCCGCAGTCTGCGTAGAATCGGGTCCACCAGGTACGCTCCTTTGCCGGCGCGAACCGTCTCCAGCAGATCGTTGGCAAGCTGGATGAGTCCCTTGTGCTGTTCGTCGATTTCCGTATGCCCGGTGGACAGCTTTTCGTTCCATGCCAGGCTTGGAGCGCATCGCTTCTTGTCGCCGTTCAATGGTCGACCTCGTTTTGCTTCGCGGGCATTACGGCGTTGATTTCCACTCCTCCCCGATTCATTTCCCGCACGAGCAGGTAGCCGGACACCAACTCCAAACGCTCGCGCATGGTTTCCAGTCCGAGACTGGCCGGGGACTCGCGCGGATCGAAACCGGAGCCGTTGTCCCGGATTGTCAGGAGAATTTCGCCTCCCTTCTCTTGCAATGAAATGTCGATCTCGTCCGCGTCGCTGTGCCGCCGGATATTGTTCAAGGCCTCCTGGAGCACGCGAAAGAGAACAATCTTCCGCGTATCGTCGAGGTTCTTGTCGTCAAAGGACGTGTCGTTCGAAATCATCACGTCGCCGTCCAGGTCGTTCACATATTCGCGCACCAGGTAGTTGATGGCCGCGGAAAGGCCCAGATCGTCGAGATGCGTCGGACGCAGGCCCATGACGATGCGGCGTGTTTCCGCCATGCATTCCCTGGCCGAGGTGATGGCGTGCCGGAGCAGCTCGCGTCCGGCGGGTGAGAGCGTGTTGCTCTGATCCACCAACGCGGCCTCCAGGTTCAGGGTCAGGGCGGAGAGGTTCTGGGCCACGGAGTCGTGCAAGTCCCGGGCGATCCGCATGCGCTCGTCTTCCTGGGCGTAGAGCGCTTTGGCGGTAAGCCGCTTGAGGTCGGCGTCCCGCTTTACCCGCTCCGTGATGTCGCTGATCCGGAGGGCAAGCAGGGAGGTGCGACCGGTTCGGCACGGGATAGGAACCACCTCCGCCTGGATCCACTTCACTTCTCGTTTGGTGTTGATGATGCGGAAGCAAAAATCCCTAGGGGCTGCGACACGGATATCTTCAGCCTCAAGGTCTCCCCGGTCTTCCGGGTGAACGAACTCCGCAAGGTGTTTCCAATGCAAGGGGAATCGCTTTCGCGAAAATCCGAGAAGATCCCAGAGTCCTGGCGAGGCGTGCACCAGCTCCCCCCTCTCCGGATCAAACAGGAGGAACATACCGTGGAGGCCGTCTAGCACTCGGCGCAGCCGCCGCAGACAACTTCGTATCTTTCGTTCCGAAGGAAGTGGCCCGGCCGAGGCGCTTCCGGTGGGAATACCGGCGAAGCGGGGGCGTTTGCGGTTTAGGCGCCCAACAGGGGGGAAGCGCCGCTTTAGCGACCGTTTTCGTAGCAGCGCCACGCCTTGGGGATGTCCCGAACGCTTTGCAGGTTGAATTTCCTGACGATATTGCTCTTGTGCTTTTCCACCGTCTTGACGCTGATGTGCAGTCGTCCCGCCAATTCCTTGTTACGCAGACCCCTCCCT is a genomic window of Desulfohalovibrio reitneri containing:
- the ftsH gene encoding ATP-dependent zinc metalloprotease FtsH, giving the protein MADFKGRKTPGQQAAGPGGFWRIVLIILAAWLAMNLLTGGRNEPLIDYTMFLNQVERGNVESVTLEGREVTGVFKEPVQIGDAPANGAKPAKNERFTTHVPDFGDDDLLSTLREQGVSVKTLPARDRGWFWYLVISFLPLLLIGGLIYMQYRRMQGGGGGGMFNIGKSKARRAEPEKQKTTFDDVAGAKGPKKELEEIINFLKDPSAVRKLGGEVPRGMLLVGPPGTGKTLLARAVAGEAGVPFYHISGSDFMEMFVGVGASRVRDLFKEAKKNAPSIVFIDELDSIGRRRGAGLGGGHDEREQTLNQLLSELDGFEPNEDVIVMSATNRPDILDPALLRPGRFDRRVSVPMPSVDEREEILDIYVRNKPLADDVDLRRLASSTPGFSGADLENILNEAALLAARAEREEIANKDIENARDKVMMGLQRHGLTMTEEEKRIVAFHEAGHAMTAALLPRADPLHKVSVIPRAQSMGVTQQFPERDRYIYRKEYMLDRLAVMMGGRASEMLVFGTATSGAGNDLQQAFKLARRMVLSWGMSEKFAHMAMGGPEGQVFLGEEIASRREYSDQTATEVDLEVKSLLDEAYQRARECIEDHREELDKIVEELLDQEEIPGKRVLDILGVEKQPPKEAERQDA
- a CDS encoding bacteriohemerythrin yields the protein MNGDKKRCAPSLAWNEKLSTGHTEIDEQHKGLIQLANDLLETVRAGKGAYLVDPILRRLRVYTRDHFRAEERIMASAGYPELARHAREHAQILGIVEQLNIFNDEGKPIDPDELLCLLREWLINHILGHDLPMASHLRSSRIKNRC
- a CDS encoding PAS domain-containing sensor histidine kinase, whose amino-acid sequence is MFLLFDPERGELVHASPGLWDLLGFSRKRFPLHWKHLAEFVHPEDRGDLEAEDIRVAAPRDFCFRIINTKREVKWIQAEVVPIPCRTGRTSLLALRISDITERVKRDADLKRLTAKALYAQEDERMRIARDLHDSVAQNLSALTLNLEAALVDQSNTLSPAGRELLRHAITSARECMAETRRIVMGLRPTHLDDLGLSAAINYLVREYVNDLDGDVMISNDTSFDDKNLDDTRKIVLFRVLQEALNNIRRHSDADEIDISLQEKGGEILLTIRDNGSGFDPRESPASLGLETMRERLELVSGYLLVREMNRGGVEINAVMPAKQNEVDH